In Planctomycetota bacterium, the DNA window TTCTGCAGAGCCAGACCAAGCCGACGACGGCTGCGGCCATGCTCGACCAGCCCGAGGATCGGCGGACGCCCTGACCGCGGACGACCTGACCGCGGACCGCACCATCGGCGACGGCTCGAAACAACCGCCGGCCACGGGCGAATGGGCCCGGGGCCGGCGTTACACTTGGAGCCGCGGCGTCGCAACGGCGCGGATCGAGCCCGCCCAGCCCGCACCCGGCGAACGCGCGCCGCGTGCGACCCGTGCACGAGAGGAATCGGCCCCATGGCGCAAGCAGCTACGACCGCCCCGCCCGCCGGCAGCAAGCGAGCCGTCGATGCCCTGCCCGACGAGACGCTGCTGGGCTGGCTCCGCAGCATGCAGCTGATCCGCGAGTTCGAGACGCGGACCCAGCAGGCGTACCAGGCCGCCAAGATCGGTGGCTTCTGCCACATCTACTCGGGCCAGGAGGCCTGCGCCGTCGGCACCATCGGCTGCACCAACCCCGATGATCCGGTCATCACCGCCTACCGCGACCACGGGCACGCGCTCGCCCGGGGGATGACCGCCCGGGCGTGCATGGCCGAGATGTTCGGCAAGATCGACGGCTGCGCGAAGGGCAAGGGCGGCTCGATGCACATGTTCGATAGGCCCAACCACCTGTACGGCGGGCACGGCATCGTCGGCGCGCAGACGCCGCTGGGCGCGGGCCTGGCCTTCGCCGCGAAGTACGAGTGGGAGGTGCTCGGCACGGGATCCAAGAAGGTCTGCCTGTGCTACCTGGGCGACGGCGCCGTCGACCAGGGCGCCTTTCACGAGGCCCTCAATCTCTCGGCGCTCTACGGCCTGCCGGTGATCTACATCATCGAGAACAACGGCTACTCGATGGGTACGGCCATCGGACGGCACACCGCCAACCACGAGAACCTCATCGAGCGGGGCAAGAGCTACGGCATCCACTCGGTGAAGATCGACGGGCTGGATATCCGCGACGTGTACGACGAGTTCAAGCCCGTCGTCGATGCCTGCCGCGAGGAGCAGAAGCCCGCCTTCGTCGACCTGCACACCTACCGGTACCAGGGCCACTCGATGAGCGACCCGCAGAAGTACCGGACCAAGGACGAGGTCGAGGAGTTCAAGAACAAGGACTCCATCGCCGCCCTGCTCGACCACCTGATGAACGACCGCGACGCCATCGACGAGGACGCCTGGAAGGCGATGCGGACC includes these proteins:
- the pdhA gene encoding pyruvate dehydrogenase (acetyl-transferring) E1 component subunit alpha; protein product: MAQAATTAPPAGSKRAVDALPDETLLGWLRSMQLIREFETRTQQAYQAAKIGGFCHIYSGQEACAVGTIGCTNPDDPVITAYRDHGHALARGMTARACMAEMFGKIDGCAKGKGGSMHMFDRPNHLYGGHGIVGAQTPLGAGLAFAAKYEWEVLGTGSKKVCLCYLGDGAVDQGAFHEALNLSALYGLPVIYIIENNGYSMGTAIGRHTANHENLIERGKSYGIHSVKIDGLDIRDVYDEFKPVVDACREEQKPAFVDLHTYRYQGHSMSDPQKYRTKDEVEEFKNKDSIAALLDHLMNDRDAIDEDAWKAMRTEIRDEVKDAIDFAEQAEAPGVEAELYSDVFVYPQPQLSPNREYTRGAPNPLL